A window from Pseudomonas kribbensis encodes these proteins:
- the tusA gene encoding sulfurtransferase TusA, whose product MSEMINTPVDGTLDATGLNCPEPVMMLHQHIRDLVPGGLLKVIATDPSTRRDIPKFCVFLDHELVGQHEEAGTYLYWIRKKSG is encoded by the coding sequence ATGAGTGAAATGATCAATACGCCGGTCGACGGCACCCTCGACGCCACGGGCCTCAACTGCCCGGAGCCGGTGATGATGCTGCACCAGCACATCCGTGACCTGGTGCCCGGCGGCCTGCTCAAGGTGATCGCCACCGACCCGTCGACCCGCCGCGACATCCCCAAGTTCTGCGTGTTTCTCGACCATGAACTGGTGGGGCAGCACGAAGAAGCCGGTACCTATCTGTACTGGATTCGCAAGAAGTCCGGTTGA